The Montipora capricornis isolate CH-2021 chromosome 3, ASM3666992v2, whole genome shotgun sequence genome includes the window ACATCATTAAACATTACTCCTATATTTCTAGGTAACTCAGTTGAAACTACCCTAATACCAGCTATTTTGATATCACATATTGGTGGGCGCGGGCGGTGTTTGGCATGTATAACTAAAAACTCAGTCTTATCGCGATTGAGTTTAAGCTTATTACATGCCATCCATGCATAGATATCTCATGTTTGTACAGGCCTCCATTTTCAACAGAGCAGCAGATTCTTCAATACAACCTGACTTAAATGACACAAATTTGGCAGTCATCAGCATACAGATGGAACTGAAGGCCATGTTTGCGAATTATGTCACCAAGGGGAGCCGTATATGAGGTGTAAAGAATTGGACCCAGTACTGATCCTTGCGGCACTCCTTATTGCAGCTCAACAAAGGATGATCTGGTACTTTCCACTTGGATAAACTGTCTGCGATCCTTTAGATAGAATGCAAACCAATGGAGAGCATTTCCCTTGATGCCATATCGAGTGTTTAGTCGACTTAAGCGTACAGGAAAACAGTAATACATCACCGCCCAAGGTAAGTCCTTTTAAGATGAAAATTTTTATAGACATTCATTTATTATAATTGCGGCGATGCCTTCCGGGGTAAAATGATTACGTCAAACGTAATACATTCGTGTTGTGGTGAGAAAGCCGGTATTTGCTACAGCTCGATTTATCATGCTCGGAAAGACTTTCCTCATTATTTTAGCCGATGTTGTTGGTTGGGGTTACTTCTTTTGCTGGACAGTGTCTTTTTTACCGCAAATCTACGAAAACTGGCGGAGAAAATGCGTTGTCGGGTTCTCGTTCGATATGCTGGGATATTTTCTTCTCAGTTACATTATGTATGTGATTTACAATGTCACTGTGTTTTTCAAACCTGAACTGGTCTTCGAAAAATCTGATGAAGATAATCCTGTTAAACTCACAGACGTAGTGTTCGCTGTTGTGGCATTTGTTTGCACAAGTTTTCAAGGAATACAGTGTTTGATGTATGATCGAGGATCACAGGCGATTCATCTCAGCACAGTCCTGGCTTGTGGAGGATGTTTGGTCACTTTGGCTGCCCTTgttattttgaagtattttggCGTTGGCTCGTGGTTGTTGGTCCTGCAGTATTGTGGATATGTTAACCTTGTTGTCTCATTCGGAACGGTGagttatttattccaaaaaagTCGATCACTTCCATGCTTTGTTAAATCAATTCAACCTAGCGAGCGGAACAACTGATGACTTAGCGAATGAATAACGAGACCCACGCGTTTACGTTAACAATCTAGATTTTAACAAATAGAATAGAAAAAGTATTTTCGAATTTTTTATTAGTAAGAGTCAGAGTACCACgggttttaaataaaatgtaaatCATTTAAATGGGCATAAAAGATAAATCAGCCCCAAGGGATACAATAATTAATGGGATTAAAGTGTATGTTTATTATTTTCTATACATAAAGGCAAAGTAGACTTGTTCGGGTAGATTCTAATCCCCATTGTTTTAAGGAATGCGCTGAATCCAGTACTGCTTCTCTATAAATATCTGCTGCAGAACAGACAGCAAGGCTTGGGAAAACAGAACTCGATAGTTCTGTCATCATTAATATGTTAAAAGAATAACCTGCAGTCGAAAATATCCAGCAACTTATTTGCATATAGGCCTTTATGCTTCATTCTACAAAGAATGTCACTACAAAAAGACAATGTATTATTTGTCAGAGACTGCATTTCGTACGTTTTGAGGGACGTACGATAGATGCAGATTTGCAGAGTTGGTTGACATGTGCATTCATGTCAAGATGGCAGTCTAGTGTTACACCAAGATCAGTCCGTGATCTTGGTGTAACACTAGACTGCCATCTTGACATGAATGCACATGTCAACCAACTCTGCAAATCTGCATCTTTCTCTCTGAGACGTGTTTGGGCAAGTTAGAAGATATCTTGACAATGCAACCACGGAAAAACTCACCCATGCCCTGATTACATCTAAACTCGACCAGTGTAACAGCTTGTTATACGGGCTTCCAGATAAAGAAAGCTCCAATTCAGCGAATTCAAAACTCCGCAGCAAGATTGGTTACACAAAACAAGAGGCAAGAACATATCACACCAGTATTGACGAAACTTCACTGGCTTCCAATCAAGAAGAGAATAATTTACAAGATACTCTTACTGACGTACAAATCGCTGAAAGGGCTTGCTCCAGACTATTTAAGGAACTTATTACACCTGTATGTGCCAACTAGATTTTTAAGATCTGGATCAAAACAT containing:
- the LOC138042270 gene encoding cystinosin homolog, producing MLGKTFLIILADVVGWGYFFCWTVSFLPQIYENWRRKCVVGFSFDMLGYFLLSYIMYVIYNVTVFFKPELVFEKSDEDNPVKLTDVVFAVVAFVCTSFQGIQCLMYDRGSQAIHLSTVLACGGCLVTLAALVILKYFGVGSWLLVLQYCGYVNLVVSFGTYFPQVWLNFKRKSTTGFHIGGVLLDFGGGVLSILQMVIYFVVEHSSTQLTGNVPKMALGLVTLLFNIILVWQHYISYRGNECTPDDAKPLVKKPKMAK